The Rhododendron vialii isolate Sample 1 chromosome 1a, ASM3025357v1 region ccCTCCCATCCCGCCGCCGCATTAGGGTGGTGAAAATCCTAGGAGGAGGGAGgggaaggaaaagagaaaacgACTAAGGTTTTTTCCTTCAGTTTCGTACCTAttagcatctccaacccatgctcTAATCCTACAAATTTTTCCTTCGTTCCTCCATTTTGAGGGAAATCAATTCTAACCCATCCTCCAAAAAGTATTTTGGCATCAATCCtccaaaacagtaaaaactaAAATATAGAGATATGGAGGAATGAATGATGGATAAATGGGATGCTCTTAGCTAGGCTAAAAAAGTTTAATATGATTCGTTTAAATACACCTATTCCGATTAATCTATTTTTTGCTTGAATAATACTCAATATCAACACATAAGACCGTGTTAAGTATCTGTTGACCTCTCTTCGCCGTGCAAAAAAAGTTACACTAACTTCACATGGGAATCGTATTTCTATTATAACAAGAAAATTACGTATTGTTCGAACTGAAAATTCACCCATATGTGTATTCATATGTATCACTAACTACACCCATGTTATTACTCTTCCACGGAAGAAATTCACTCTTTTCTGGAAGAATTTGTTTTAAATTCATATCGTTTATTGCTGAGACAACAGCTGACATGCTCACTATAATTCTATAGTGATTTTGCTCACTATAGGATCCCCGGATCCTTGTGTAGTGGCTGTATGTATGGATACATGGAATATGATTATACAATGAGCGATGTTGTTACAATTACTACTATAATATATAACCACAAACACTATATTCACATATTtaggtgggtcccacacacattgGAAGTATAGTGTATATGGGTCTCAATGTGAATGTGATAggtttgtgtaagtgtttgtggttgtagaataaTTGATGGTATTATTATATTCTTCTCATAATTGGTGGCATGACATTCGCTTGTCTGACTACAAAGGCCAATATCCAACTTTTcaggaatttttttcttttattccaCGTATTTTAATAAGTGTACGAAAAATGGAATTTCAGTCAATAAATTGTTCTTGTTTTGAGCAAATAATTAGCACTTCCAAATAAGAAACaataacacaaaagaaaaaaagtactctcttttttttcttttctcttgataACTCAAGTATTTGGAACGTACTCACAACTCGACTAATCTTAAAGAACCAATTCATTATCCactaaaaaaagtattttattcCTTTTGTGATGCCGAACTGCTTAGGCCATGAGCAGCTACAATATTATAAGTTTCTTCCTCCCATAGCAATTTCTCCAAATTTGGGTTGactttttctttgaaattttcagcaagtcataaaaaaaaaggaaaaaaaaaatctgcaattgaaaagaagagagaagtaTGTAGGATATACAAAAGTATTTCTGGTTATACGTAATATATGTCAATTGATTGTGACTCCCTTTAATTATGATGATAAATTGATAATAAAGTCATAATCCAATGGAGGGAAAAAATATATGGGGAAAAACTGAACTCTAAAACTATCTATGATCCCTCAACTTCCATTCTCCTTTGTCCATTAGCCTTGTACGGAGTATATATTTCCGGGTTGCTTTTGGATGTGCAGagagattttggaaaaaaatatttaaataagaTAACTAAAAAGTGGGGGTGAGCCAAAAATTCGTCAAACCATGAATctagtccaaaccaatccaaaccaaaagatttggttcggttttttagtagtatggtttggttatggtttagaaaaaattacaaaccacgttatatggtttggtttatgaatTCACATTCAtagttatggttccaaaccaatccgaccgtacaatacatatatatatatatatatatatatatatatatatataatttaattatatataaattatatatatacaatttaattatgattcactAAATAAATATGGGAGCCTTAGTCAAAAAATTTCCTAATTTATTGAGCCTATTAAATCCACCGCAACATATTTAGTTTTCCTCCCCTACCCTTATGCTGCctcatttcaattcaaaaataattttagaaattaTCTTTGGCCTTTTATTTGATTAAACTATCTTGAGATATTTAGTAATTGGTATTCTTAGTTGATTCATTTTAGTGACTTgccagtattttattttcttagtttaaaATTTGAGGCAATTGTTGGTATTCTACTCGTAATTAATTGGTTGATGTTAagtgtgttttggtaatttgaatggaattggttttaatataagttttcttgtaattttctttgtaattttaagtactttaaatattttttgaagatgatagCTTAGTTTAAAGCAAACAGTGgtttaaaaccaaaaccaaaccatagtttaatggtttggattggtttggttcgaTGTCTTTTGCGTTCTGGTTTGGTTCTCAAATACATTATTCATAGGTATTGGTTTAGTTCTTGGTTTACTATACAACTGAACCAATCCGAATCTTGCACACCTCTACTAAAAAGAGCAAATGAGtgttaaattttgaaaaaattaaatcgGCATCCTATTTAGAGGAATTATTTAGGTGCCCATCCTAAaggatttccttttttttggggcCAATATTGTATGCATTAGCGGGGGTCAGTGAGAGTGTTAAAGTTTGCACAAGAAGATCCTGAAGCTATACATAGCCTTAGCACCCAAAGCCCGCCCCAAATCGAAACTTCTTGAGAGGGGAAAGTGAAGTAACACCGTGagaccagaaaaaaaaaaaaagtgacactGCGAGACCCTTTATTCCATTCATTTTCATCTTTCGTCACTACATTTCTATTCATGATCTTCGTAGGTCATTTGTGTCCATTCACAATAACTTTTCACAACTCATTATCAGATGCTTGAATGAAAATACGCATTCTAGTTTTCCAGTTATTATAGTTAGACCCGCTAAACAAAGAAGGTCTATTGCTCAATTAGCCTTCGGAGAGGAAAGTGCCATAAGAGGTTATTGCCATAGATCTTCCTCGAAGAGgatttaaagtaaaaaaaaaatcaactagaGCCTTGGCAATAAGTACAAGTATTTTTCGTTTTGAAAAGTTGGGTTCAACCTACGAAATCCAGTGGGGGCATATTGGATGAAAACAGGAGTAAGAGAAGTCGAAATCTCACATGCTTGTGGAGTAGAAGAGTGAGTATTTGTCAAAGTTGAATATTGTACACCACTTGACACCAGGTGTCGTTGCCTTTGTGAATCTCATCAGCCTCGTAAATCAGATCAATCGCCCACTTCTTTACTAACGTGGTATGATGAGTTACATCTATTGGGATCTCCACTCCATCAGGGCCAATTTGATACATTTCGATCTCCACTTCATCACCGCCTTCTAATTGCAATCCTCTGTAACCCTGTGGTATATAAAGAAGCCACACATGATCTACATCGGTGGGATAGACAAAAgacttgattgatttgaaacATCGGATTTTATTGCAAATCACATCTCCAATCAATACGTAAGATGTTTCTCGGGGAGCCCAGACTACCAAGCGTAGAATCCAACCCAACATTTTCTGGTCCACAGACGGAGAAGGCGACACCACAAAAGATACATTTGGCCCTCTACCATTATGGTACAGGAACCAAATATGAAGCTCCTCCTCCCCTGCTGGAACAAGAATTCCAACAGTATCCTCAAGTTCAGAGATCCCCTGTTCCAATAGATCATGAATTTAGTCAGAGTCTAAATATCTTTTTCTCAatatttgaccaaaaaatattCAGACATACGAAAGGACTTGGGCTTACTAATCTAGGCGAAGTAGACAGAGAACTCAAtgaaaaaataggattcatGCAGCcgacccaattgattgggaaacaaggttcggtttggtttggttaccgCTAagggatttttggatttttttttgttttttgtccttattcaatttttttcacgttGGTTCGTtttgcaacaaaattttatgaattattgattcgtcttgatcAGAGGAATcatagaagtaaaaaaaataagactttttccaattatttttggaaatattcaaGGTAAAGCCAAAAAAGccatattacaaaaaatattagggtgaaagtaaaaaaaaactacacttTCAATTCccctcgtcgagacgaatcaataattcacaaaatttgtcacaaaataaacaaacacataaaaaaaattgaataaagacaacgaaaaaaatccaaaaaatcccTTAATGGTACTCAACCTGATACTACAATGGCACTTGGAAGATAAATAGAAATCAAGGATTATACCAATCATACGACTTTacaaaaaccatgattttacCTTCTTATGGAATCCCATTCCGCTAAACTTTTTAtcttttaagtacttatttatcccTTTACAAGACatgttattctctcataatacatcatttttaattcaaaaaatacttatttttaaaaaataagtacttgttttggTTAGTGAAAAACACCCttataaaaaatattccaaTGCGTGAGAGAGACAGAGTGTACCTTACTCTTGGGGAGTTGTTTTAAGAGACTAGTTAAATAATTGTTCTCAGCTAATTTATTGGATCCTGAATAGTCCGCTATCCCCCCTAGCTGATCCAATTCAAGTGGTAGGCTTTCTAATGATGGGCAACGCTCTGCATGCACATAAGTACGTGTTGGAAGCTTTGGAACAGATCGAAGCTTTGCACAATTATTCAACCAGATGTAATCCAAGCAAGGAAGGTGCCTGATACTATCTGGCATGGTAAGCGATATGTTATGTCCAAGTTCCAATGACGCCAATGAGATCAACCTATCAATTTCACTGGGCAGATGAGACAAGTTGCACTTATTCAAATTCAACCTCCACAAGCGTACAAGTTTGCATATACTTTCTGGTAAGGCATGGAAACCATTATTACCCTCAAGTACCAAAGTCTTCAAAGAGTCCAAATCCCCAATTTCACTAGGAAGATGCGAGAGCTTGTTATTTCCCACCCACAAATCCTTCAAGCAAGACAGCTTACCAATGGTATCCGGTAGGGTACATAAACTGTTTCTTGAAAGATACAAACTCTCTAACGAGGTCAACCTCCCGATTCCACTAGGCAGATTTGACACATTGTTATCATTCAAACGCAAACGCTTCAAGCAAGTAAGGTTACAGATACCTTCCGGCAAGGTACTCAAATAGTTTTGGGCAAGATTCAGAGTCCGTAATGAGATTAGATTCCCTATTTCCTCCGGTAGAGACAACAAATGGCAGCCATCCATATTTAATTTCGTTAACCAACTGTTGGCCTGGACAGGGGTGCTTGACAACCCAATAGAATCCACAGCCTTTGGTGACCGTGTCCAAGACGGGAAGAATGAGCACCATAATTTATATATCGGTCCTTCAAACACTCCTAAGTTTCCTAGCTTGGAGCAGCCAGAGAGATCAAGACGTTCGAGAGATTTCAACATCCAAATGCAAGAGGGAAGCTTCCGAAGTTTTGTACAGTTTTTCATGTCCAGGACAAGAAGTTTGTTCAGACATTTAATAGACTCGTTAACCTCCACCAAACTTTTGCAATCATTAAGCAACAGTTCCTCGAGAGAGTAGAGTCCAGAGAAGTCAGGGGATCTGGTTAGGTAATGGCAATGACTGAGGTTAAGGAACTTCAGCTTGCCCAGAATCTGTCCAAAAGAATTCGAGGAAAGTTAATTTCCACAAAATGTACTGTGCGATAGATGTcggatagagaaaaaaataaggatGTACCATGTTTCCATTCCAAACTTTTTTCAGCCTGCTATAACTCAAATCGAGAGCAACTAGCTTCTCCATAGAAAAATTCCATGGTATACAATCCAAAGGGAAGCCTTTCCAGCTTAGCCATAAGAGCCTTCTGGAAATATGTTCATAACCAGTAGTTAGATGAATGTAATCGAGATGAAGCAGCCACAGGttgttcatcttttcaaatgccTTGGCATTCACTTGGACATCTGTTGCGTTTAGGATGAGGCCTTTAACTGCTTCAGTTCCCTGATATGAAAACCCAGTTCATAATGAGGGAAGGAAAAGGTACCTcggtgagaaaaaaaaattataaagctGGGAATATTCATGTCAAATAAATAAGAATTAAAATGGGAACAAGTGCATGTAGCATTATTGCACTAATGAAACATCAACAATTGATTAAAATCTCAATGCATATGGTACTCACCGTGCCATATCTCAGAACTTCAAGGACATCGTCAGGATACCACAATCGGCTGCGCTTCCCAGGATCCTCAAGAGATTCTTGTCTGACAATTTCTCTGCCCATGTCTCTAATCATATCATGCATCACAATTTGGTCATAATAGTCGTAGTTTATGAGACACTGATCGGCTAGTTTCTGAATCCCATCTTCTGCAAAAATGTTGCGGCCTTCCAATATTTTTACTGTAAAATCTCGACCCAttccaataaaaaaacatgCCATATCTAGGAACAACTTCTTCAGTTGCTCGCTTAGCGAATCAAAACTCATCTTAAGACTTTTGTTAAGTTTTGCCTGAACATCATCATCAGGAATTTTTCTCAATTTCGCTATTGCACGTTCCCATTGTGGTATGCTCTCGCCACGGAAATAGGAACCCAAAATTTCAAGGGCTAATGGAAGCCCTCCAGCATAATGCCCAATTTGGCGTGAAAGGTCCAAATGGTCCTGTGTAGGATGGTCTTCCTTAAAGGCATGCCAACTGAAGAGTTCAAGGGATTCGTCCTCGTCCAATCTTTCTGGCCCATATATCTCCTTCTCACCCAATTCGAGGATTTTTAGCGAAGACTTATCTCTTGTTGTTATGATGATTCTGCTTCCAAGAGCGAAGGAATCTCGATCTATGGCTAGTGCCTCCAATTGTTGAACATTATCCACATCATCCAGAACAAGAAGAACCTTTTTTCGACCGAAAGCAATCTTTTTTATGACCTCGATGCCTTCATGAATATTACTTACTTCATGAGGTCTTTTTAATATAGCCAAAAGAAGTTTCTTTTGTAACTCATCCAAACCATTCGGTCGCTGCGAAGTTTCTCTAACATTTGCAAGAAAACCGCTACGTTCAAACTTGTGTTGGATGAGATTATACAGCCTTTTTGCAATTGTAGTCTTGCCAATTCCACCCATGCCCCATATGGCAACAATGCCAACACAATTGAATTCCATGTTCAGCAACACATTGAGCTCTGCAACACGACGGTCTAGTCCAACTTGGCGTTCTGGAACATTTAGATGTGTTGGATTTACTTTTCTAACATCTTCAATGATCTTCTTAATTAACTCTGCTTCATCTCTGCCAATTTGTGCATCATCAATTAACGTAAGAAACAAGAATAAGTACTCATTAAATCTAGAAACAGCCATGACTATGGTATGAATCATACTAATTGTGTGACCCGAACCCTAATTTCATACATATCATGCATTTTTAtggttaataaaaaaaattgaaatgacgTTTATGTGTAGTATTGTGCATGCATTCATACAGACAAATTAATGTGTGTAGTCTTTGTCTTAATGCTATATCCTAAAGTGTTATTTTCCAATCATAAAGAAGGGTATTGCAATTGAATTAGGGACCAAGATAAGCATGAATGCTAGGAAGACACGTCACTGTGTCTGTTTCATGTGTAAGCATAACAGACTTTTTTGTATCCTAAAGGAAACTGAATTTGTTCATGGGATCATTGAGATGGTAATTAGAGACAAAGTTATGAATGAATTGCAATTACTCAGAGAGGTTCGTGCCCACATCAGCTCCACCTAGGAGTTAGGTTGAGGTTCCGGTTAATCCGATTGTTTCTGAAGGTGAGTACATGTGAATTACATCGATCGGAACTAAACATATTTGCTTGGAATTAttaaaagtactttatttttatgAACTGTGATTTGATACATTGAAATATTAATCGAGAATATTTGAGAAATGTGTTTTGAGATTCATGCTACAATAGCCTTGCTGCCCCGCTCCTGGGCAAATGTAGGAGTGTGCCCCGCTCTTGGGCTAATGTAGAAGTGTTTGCCTAATTGggcttatatattattattggCTCGCATATGGGATATGTGAGTGTGTCCCTCCCATTGGGAATCATATTGAATGGCCCCTGGTTTCACCAATGTACTTATTTGCGTCGACGCTCGGGGTAACGGTACCGTGATAACTTTGGTCGGACGTAAACGACCCTTGGCCATATGGGATGAGTTGATGGACCTTGTGGTGGACTATGAAGAATACTTGTACTGAAAGAGTTATTGGTTTATGCTTGATccataattcttttttttagttgttCTTATTTATATGATTCAACTGTACTCATTGAGCCTGTGGTTAGCTCACGCATTCAATGTGTTACTCTttcatgtagagacccgtaaattttcttatttaattttaatgtttataatTGAGGAAAAAGGGTGAAAATGTCATAAATGTGGATATGGAGGTTAAATGTGAAAGAAGTTGAAAATATTGGGTGCTAGTGTaattgtgcatgtgtgagtCGTGTATATCTCctgggggatttttttttttactttttcccatttcttttcatctctctcccacctctctctcgtctctcgatCTCTCGATCTCTCGATCCCAATCACTCAAAAACCCATACCAATCAACTCCCAAACCATTTTCTACTTGCATTTTGGGACTTGTATTTCGTTGGataaggcttggtttggagtATTTTCGCTTGATTTGAATTCCGGAAGCTAGAGCTTGCACAATCTtcttgatttcggtttggatactcgaggtaggaaattctacctctctttatatgttatttgggttctcctatgtcttatttgagtatttccatgctttgtttgagcttgtattggttgttgtttggtctggatcaaaatctattatctgatgaaaaatcgccaaaattccgaattcctaccggtaggatattttcctctaccggtagaactttgtGGCCTTACAAATGTGTACTCACTGTCTTGTgtttgtaccggtaggacttgttcgcTACCGGAAGGACTACTAATTTTTCTCATCCACCGGTACCCTTTTTATTTCTACCGCTTGCGGACCAAAATTTGTTCCTTCTGTTTGGATTTCTACCGGTAGATTCCcaaatcctaccggtaggccaccAGTCAATTATCAAATTCTCTGATGCCGTTGAAAACTTTTTCCTTCCTATAGCCTTTGACCATTCTATGGgtataaatataatatatatacatgtaataAGACAAGTAATTGACAGCCATGTTTGCCTTGAAAATTTACGGGAAATGCACCTCGGGTTACTCAAATTGGTGGAATCATGAAATGATACAAATGAGCTTCTTGCACGACATTTGTACGAACGATACACTTGAACTTGTGAACGACGCGTAAACATTCGGGGctcatcgacgggtgggtgcctggcaagggatatcagggtcccctggcaggagctaatgctcaaaataatcactcaaggcccaaccttcaaggtgggtgcttggcaggggatatcggggtcccaaaattagcctgacaggagcttcggctcagacacattGACGATTCGAGTTATTGAGACACAAATGGACCGAACAGGATATAAGAGTATGTCGAGATGACGGTTTGGATATATTGGAACACTTGATTATCATAGTTATGCTTCCTTCGTTGTCATTTGATTTCCCATCATTCGTTCATTCGTCTCgttcatttgcatatagagtttgcgtagacttttctactgggctggtgtagctcaagccttatattattttcaggtgctaacctggaaccatagcttgcattgcttggcgtgcttggagtgtggacattatttttgaaagctaaccgaaggagttacttactcatttttgtaaatttattttgaaagatgtatttgtaacttaaatcgtaattcttttgacttggaatattgtaacccttaatcTCTTTGAAATTCGATACTTATGATAATTTGGGGTCGTCGAGCTAACATTGTAATATTTGGAAATTTTTCAGATTTGGAAGTGTAACTAAGGGAATGAGAACACAgtaatcttttgggtaccgtacggatatttgtgagtatttttataatgtaaatcatttataattatgtttaaaatcgaggacgtgacaacttggtatcaaagcataggtttagaacacctagagaccgtggggagacgttttGTCTCATGAGTTCAAAATGTCGCGCCTTctaacataacttgtgcatgcttgtgtgactaacattcacGTGATTACAtggcattgcattttcattatcGCAGAGTGGTGTAGAGCTATTAACCCGTGTTGCGAAGTAGAAGGCTTCAACCCTATAGTTCTAATGTTGTGATTAATTGTTTCCCTTTCTTATGtcatgtagtaagatgcctccgaaaATGCGTGTCAGGCGAGTTGGGGCTGGAACCCGGggtggtcgaggtcgtggtcgtggccgtggggtaCCTCTTGAGGACGAGGTTAGTCAGCATAGGGAGAACCCAGGTGGGAACCCGGGGGCTGGGGCTTGTCAAGGTGCAGGAGTACCTCTTGTTCAGAATCAATTTGCTAGGGATCTtgtcgcagcacttacagctgcaaatcttcTGAACCAAGCTCCTAGGGAGAATGTTGAGGATCGAGCCATGGTGGCAATGCGAGAGTTTAGCCGTAGGAATCCACCGGTGTTTGATGGAATCAGTAGCGACCCTTTGGTGGCTGACCATTGGCTAGCTCAAATTCGTAAGCTTTTTAGAGCTCTTAATATCACCGAAGACACCATCAGGGTAGGTATCATGGCTGTGCAACTAGTTGGGGAGGCCAGTGAATGGTGGGAATCTGTTCTAGAAAGTAGGAAGGATGCAAGGAGAGCTGCAAGAACCGCGGCTCAAGTAGATGAGCCAGACGTTGAGAATTTGACATGGGCTGAATTTGAGGCGTTATTTGAGGAGCAGTATTTTCCAGAAACTAGCCGTGAGCAATTGAGGGACCAATtcgaaaagttagagcaaggaagCATGACCGTGTCGGAGTACACACAAAAATTTCAATCCTTATCACGttttgcgccagagttggtggcgacggaaGAGAGGAAATGTAGATGCTTTGAGAAAGGACTGCATAATACCATGAGGAGAATGGTAATGGTGCAACGCAAGACAAAATACGCCGAGGTAGTTGAGTGTGCGAGGAGCATTGAGATACCGAAAGAGGCGCAACGTAATAGGGGAGTTTGGGAACCACGACAACCAACCGTGAACACGAGTTCTTCATCAGGGAGCTTGGGaagccaagggaggaaaagggcaagggaaccatctcaggcaccgcagggtagttcgtcgaactttaggccgccttcttcttctttaggGGCTCGGGGTGTTCTGTCTAGACCTTCGCCTGTGTGCTACAAGTGTAATCAACCTGGACACGTTTGTGCTCAATGTCCACGCCTCGGGGAAACTTGTTATATCTGTGGTAAAGCGGATCATTTCGCAAGGAACTGTTCTCAGGGGTCGGGAGTGCGTAGTGAGTCGGGTTCCGTGCAGCAGCAAAGAATAGGGCATAATGCGGGCCGACAGTTCGGGGGCACTTTGAGGCAACAGCAGCCTCACTTCCGCCAGACTACATCAGCTCAGAGCTCCGAgattgataagggaacgagttCTTCCGTGCCTACTCAGGGTTCCGGTCAGAGGGGAGGTTTTGTGCAGGGCCAAGGTACCCAGGGACGAGTTTTCAACATCACTTCTGCTATCCCACCTACCACTTCTCAGGCTCCGGAAACTTCTGTTGTGAggggtacttttcttttgttcaactcatttgctaaagtactctttgattctggagcatcgcattctttcattgctgcatcatttgtgtgtactttggaattggaatcggaaactattagtcctcctttgtttgtcGAGACACCTTTAGGGGGTAGAACGCCTCTTGATTgtatttgtcgagattgtgagTTGAATATTCGTGATCGTCGTTTCGCATTCGACTTCATTGTTCTGGGAATGTCGGGATTCGAtcttattttgggaatggattggttatccacatttcatgctaccatcgattgtttcaagcgtcgagttcgtatttgtcctcctgaaggtccttgttttgaattctttggggagcgtcgggaaccATTGGAACCTTATTTATGTGGGCCTCATGCGCTAGGGTCGGTTTATTCattgttggcgagtttgacgttagatgaggatgccttcatgcgtggggagttacccttagtGGTTTGCGACTTCCCGGATGTATTCCCggaagagttacctggtttacctcccgagcgagagattgagttcaccattgatctacttcccggtaccgctcctatctccGTACCTCCATATCGTTTCGCACCCGCCGAATTAAGAGAGCTAAAGACTCAGTTATAAGAATTGGAGAACCTAGGATTCATTCGTCCAAATACGTCTCCGTGGGGAGCACCAGCTCTTTTCGcgaaaaagaaggatggttcacttcgTTTGTGTATCGACTATCGTAAGCTAAAccgagtcaccattaagaacaagtatcctatgcctagaatcaatgatttgtttgatcaactacggggtgccacttgtttttctaaaatcgacttgaggtccggttatcatCAGTTGAGGGTTCGTAGAGAGGACATCCCTAAAACCACTTTCcgcactcgttatggccattatgagtTCGTTGTTGTGCCTTTCGGACTGACGAACGCTCCAGCTACAttcatggacttgatgaatcgtattttccgtgcttatcttgatcgcttcgtcgtcgtctttgtggatgatattttgatctattcgcctacggaggaggaacaccaagccCATCTCACcatcgttcttgaactcttgagagagcaccagctatacgctaaacttagtaagtgtgagttttggttatccgaagtcAAATTCTTGGGTCACGTGGTTTCGAAAGGTGGAGTGTCTGTTGATCCAGGAAAGATAGAGTCCATTATGAATTGGCAGCGACCAAAGAACGTATTCGAGATTCGAagcttcttgggtttggctgggtactaccgccgtttcgttttagacttctctcgttTAGCGGCACCAATGACTAGATTGACACGTAAGGGAACCCGATTCGTTTGGAGTGACTCGTGTGAGACAGCCTTTGAGGAGTTAAAAAAGCGATTGACTACCGctggttttgattgtgcccgaacgtggagttggctactctgtgTATTGTGATGCGTCTAAGGAAGGGTTGGAATGCGTGTTGATGCAGGCGAGGTGAGTGGTAGCGTATGTGTCACGACAAT contains the following coding sequences:
- the LOC131302690 gene encoding disease resistance protein RPV1-like isoform X1, whose amino-acid sequence is MNGSRAEGCSSSSIPIPPQWVYDVFVSFRGADTRKNFTSHMFVALEANGFRTFRDDKELERGEYISDGLLKAIEGSRVSLIVFSKDYAGSSWCLDELVRIMDCRETLKQIVVPIFYDVVPSDMRKQTGVLQDAFAKHEKRFREGSDGKVEKWRRALTEAANLSGRDLLNEANRDEAELIKKIIEDVRKVNPTHLNVPERQVGLDRRVAELNVLLNMEFNCVGIVAIWGMGGIGKTTIAKRLYNLIQHKFERSGFLANVRETSQRPNGLDELQKKLLLAILKRPHEVSNIHEGIEVIKKIAFGRKKVLLVLDDVDNVQQLEALAIDRDSFALGSRIIITTRDKSSLKILELGEKEIYGPERLDEDESLELFSWHAFKEDHPTQDHLDLSRQIGHYAGGLPLALEILGSYFRGESIPQWERAIAKLRKIPDDDVQAKLNKSLKMSFDSLSEQLKKLFLDMACFFIGMGRDFTVKILEGRNIFAEDGIQKLADQCLINYDYYDQIVMHDMIRDMGREIVRQESLEDPGKRSRLWYPDDVLEVLRYGTGTEAVKGLILNATDVQVNAKAFEKMNNLWLLHLDYIHLTTGYEHISRRLLWLSWKGFPLDCIPWNFSMEKLVALDLSYSRLKKVWNGNMILGKLKFLNLSHCHYLTRSPDFSGLYSLEELLLNDCKSLVEVNESIKCLNKLLVLDMKNCTKLRKLPSCIWMLKSLERLDLSGCSKLGNLGVFEGPIYKLWCSFFPSWTRSPKAVDSIGLSSTPVQANSWLTKLNMDGCHLLSLPEEIGNLISLRTLNLAQNYLSTLPEGICNLTCLKRLRLNDNNVSNLPSGIGRLTSLESLYLSRNSLCTLPDTIGKLSCLKDLWVGNNKLSHLPSEIGDLDSLKTLVLEGNNGFHALPESICKLVRLWRLNLNKCNLSHLPSEIDRLISLASLELGHNISLTMPDSIRHLPCLDYIWLNNCAKLRSVPKLPTRTYVHAERCPSLESLPLELDQLGGIADYSGSNKLAENNYLTSLLKQLPKSKGISELEDTVGILVPAGEEELHIWFLYHNGRGPNVSFVVSPSPSVDQKMLGWILRLVVWAPRETSYVLIGDVICNKIRCFKSIKSFVYPTDVDHVWLLYIPQGYRGLQLEGGDEVEIEMYQIGPDGVEIPIDVTHHTTLVKKWAIDLIYEADEIHKGNDTWCQVVYNIQL
- the LOC131302690 gene encoding disease resistance protein RPV1-like isoform X2 → MDASRAEGCSSSSIPISPQWVYDVFVSFRGTDTRKKFTSHLFAALEDNGFCTFRDDKELERGEFISDGLLKAIEGSRISLIVFSKDYVGSRWCLDELVKIMDCRETFKQIVVPIFYDVVPSDVRKQTGVLQVAFANHKKRLREEPDGKVEKWRGALTKAANLPGRHLLNDGDEAELIKKIIEDVRKVNPTHLNVPERQVGLDRRVAELNVLLNMEFNCVGIVAIWGMGGIGKTTIAKRLYNLIQHKFERSGFLANVRETSQRPNGLDELQKKLLLAILKRPHEVSNIHEGIEVIKKIAFGRKKVLLVLDDVDNVQQLEALAIDRDSFALGSRIIITTRDKSSLKILELGEKEIYGPERLDEDESLELFSWHAFKEDHPTQDHLDLSRQIGHYAGGLPLALEILGSYFRGESIPQWERAIAKLRKIPDDDVQAKLNKSLKMSFDSLSEQLKKLFLDMACFFIGMGRDFTVKILEGRNIFAEDGIQKLADQCLINYDYYDQIVMHDMIRDMGREIVRQESLEDPGKRSRLWYPDDVLEVLRYGTGTEAVKGLILNATDVQVNAKAFEKMNNLWLLHLDYIHLTTGYEHISRRLLWLSWKGFPLDCIPWNFSMEKLVALDLSYSRLKKVWNGNMILGKLKFLNLSHCHYLTRSPDFSGLYSLEELLLNDCKSLVEVNESIKCLNKLLVLDMKNCTKLRKLPSCIWMLKSLERLDLSGCSKLGNLGVFEGPIYKLWCSFFPSWTRSPKAVDSIGLSSTPVQANSWLTKLNMDGCHLLSLPEEIGNLISLRTLNLAQNYLSTLPEGICNLTCLKRLRLNDNNVSNLPSGIGRLTSLESLYLSRNSLCTLPDTIGKLSCLKDLWVGNNKLSHLPSEIGDLDSLKTLVLEGNNGFHALPESICKLVRLWRLNLNKCNLSHLPSEIDRLISLASLELGHNISLTMPDSIRHLPCLDYIWLNNCAKLRSVPKLPTRTYVHAERCPSLESLPLELDQLGGIADYSGSNKLAENNYLTSLLKQLPKSKGISELEDTVGILVPAGEEELHIWFLYHNGRGPNVSFVVSPSPSVDQKMLGWILRLVVWAPRETSYVLIGDVICNKIRCFKSIKSFVYPTDVDHVWLLYIPQGYRGLQLEGGDEVEIEMYQIGPDGVEIPIDVTHHTTLVKKWAIDLIYEADEIHKGNDTWCQVVYNIQL